The following proteins come from a genomic window of Nostoc sp. TCL26-01:
- a CDS encoding TIGR04222 domain-containing membrane protein: MLNSFEAALYQRLQDFALDDPTHEFGFTRHLMKNQGWTLIYTQRAIAEYKKFAFLTVVANHQVVPSDQVDQVWHAHVLLTQSYWEEFCPKVLRKKLHHHPARGGRTERAEFHHLYVQTMTSYRDFFGSPPADIWSPPDIRFGAELKMQRVNLSEYWVIPKRLPQMRFAWPLGVMVIIALAIAGCVDLGQKSPFGRFVSDFIVYHFITILIVSVILGLILRYWIRIPSQQPQKPQLDIYQMAYLAGGSVRSVELAITQLVHQGYLRPNVRHRTLAIEKALPSGANNLERQIMQQVHQHPNLQSLRQISKYKTDFLQKQLEQEKLFITGWEAIIRMSFGFFLVITVLGLFIASVVSGLLTEPLMKIAPVVDMMIVIWTAIGIITACCFVPSGRTRWGSWLLADIKKNHDVYDVTQRFALYGYGALSGGTLDDLKQMFKAEDEEAASGGCGC; the protein is encoded by the coding sequence ATGCTAAATTCTTTTGAAGCTGCCCTCTATCAACGTTTACAAGATTTTGCGTTAGATGATCCCACCCATGAATTTGGGTTTACTCGCCATTTGATGAAAAATCAGGGTTGGACACTAATCTATACACAAAGAGCGATCGCTGAATATAAAAAGTTTGCATTTTTAACTGTGGTAGCCAACCATCAAGTCGTACCATCAGATCAGGTTGACCAGGTGTGGCACGCTCATGTGCTACTAACACAATCTTATTGGGAAGAGTTTTGTCCCAAAGTGTTGAGGAAAAAATTACACCATCATCCCGCGCGGGGTGGACGGACGGAACGTGCAGAATTCCATCATCTCTACGTGCAAACAATGACTAGCTATCGGGATTTTTTTGGCTCTCCACCAGCAGATATTTGGTCACCCCCCGATATTCGATTTGGTGCAGAACTGAAGATGCAGCGAGTTAACTTAAGTGAGTATTGGGTGATTCCCAAACGTCTACCTCAAATGAGATTTGCCTGGCCCTTGGGAGTTATGGTAATAATTGCTTTGGCAATCGCTGGTTGTGTGGATTTAGGTCAAAAATCTCCTTTTGGCAGATTTGTGAGTGATTTTATCGTCTATCATTTTATCACCATTCTGATTGTATCCGTTATCCTCGGACTAATTCTGCGTTACTGGATTCGCATACCGAGTCAACAACCACAAAAGCCGCAACTAGATATTTATCAAATGGCTTATCTGGCAGGTGGTAGTGTGCGATCTGTGGAGTTAGCAATTACACAACTTGTCCATCAGGGATATCTGCGTCCAAATGTGCGTCATCGGACTTTAGCGATTGAAAAAGCACTTCCTTCTGGAGCTAACAATTTAGAACGACAGATTATGCAACAAGTTCATCAACATCCAAATTTACAAAGTCTACGGCAAATCAGCAAATACAAAACCGATTTTCTTCAAAAACAACTGGAGCAAGAAAAACTTTTTATCACAGGCTGGGAAGCTATAATCAGAATGAGTTTTGGATTCTTTTTAGTCATCACGGTTTTGGGTCTTTTCATAGCATCAGTAGTATCAGGTTTACTAACAGAACCATTGATGAAAATTGCCCCAGTTGTGGATATGATGATAGTAATCTGGACAGCCATTGGTATTATCACTGCCTGCTGTTTTGTCCCTTCTGGTCGAACTCGCTGGGGTAGTTGGCTACTTGCAGACATCAAGAAAAACCACGATGTCTATGATGTGACACAAAGATTTGCCCTCTATGGCTATGGGGCGCTGTCGGGTGGAACACTGGATGATTTAAAGCAGATGTTTAAAGCAGAGGATGAGGAAGCTGCTTCCGGTGGCTGTGGCTGCTAG
- a CDS encoding UPF0175 family protein translates to MKIVPIQLPSTVFSALRKNPEEFVQEMRIAAAVKWYELGEISQAKAAEVAGLTRAEFINALSRYRVDFMQYTPEELAQEIANVD, encoded by the coding sequence ATGAAAATAGTACCAATCCAATTACCATCAACTGTATTCTCGGCTCTTCGTAAGAACCCCGAAGAATTTGTGCAAGAAATGCGGATTGCTGCCGCAGTCAAATGGTACGAATTAGGTGAAATATCTCAAGCTAAAGCAGCAGAAGTTGCTGGGCTAACACGGGCAGAATTCATTAATGCTTTATCTCGTTACAGAGTTGATTTTATGCAATATACTCCAGAAGAACTAGCACAAGAAATTGCCAATGTCGATTAA
- the gpmI gene encoding 2,3-bisphosphoglycerate-independent phosphoglycerate mutase has product MTKAPVAPVVLVILDGWGYCEEKRGNAIMAAKTPVMESLWAAYPHTLIHTSGKAVGLPEGQMGNSEVGHLNIGAGRVVPQELVRISDAVEDGSILSNSALVKICQEVRSRNGKLHLVGLCSEGGVHSHLTHLFGLIDLAKDQRISDVCIHAITDGRDTAPVDGIKAIAAIEDYTKRLGIGRIVTISGRYYAMDRDRRWDRVQRAYDVMTQVGAGDGRKAVDVLQASYSEGVTDEFIVPVRIAPGTIEPGDGVIFFNFRPDRARQLTQAFVSPEFTGFARQQVKPLSFVTFTQYDGDLPVNVAFEPQNLSNILGEVIANQGLKQFRTAETEKYAHVTYFFNGGLEEPFAGEDRELVSSPMVATYDKAPAMSAAAVTDTAIAAIKKGIYSLVVINYANPDMVGHTGQIEPTITAIETVDRCLGRLLEGISKAGGTAIITADHGNAEYMLDEAGNSWTAHTTNPVPLILVEGEKVKIPGSATNVELRSDGKLADIAPTILDILQLPQPPEMTGRSLLQPTAYDVQNPRTRIPVGLN; this is encoded by the coding sequence ATGACCAAAGCACCTGTTGCTCCTGTGGTGCTAGTCATTTTAGACGGATGGGGCTACTGCGAGGAGAAGCGAGGAAATGCCATTATGGCTGCCAAAACTCCAGTCATGGAAAGTTTATGGGCAGCTTATCCCCACACCCTCATCCATACATCAGGGAAAGCCGTAGGATTGCCAGAGGGTCAAATGGGTAACTCAGAAGTTGGTCATTTGAACATTGGTGCTGGGCGAGTCGTACCACAAGAATTGGTACGCATATCTGATGCCGTGGAAGATGGTTCTATCCTCAGCAACTCAGCTCTTGTCAAAATTTGCCAGGAAGTTCGCTCTCGAAATGGCAAGTTACACTTAGTTGGGCTTTGTTCTGAGGGGGGTGTACACTCACATCTCACCCATCTGTTCGGACTAATTGACTTAGCCAAAGATCAGCGAATTTCCGACGTTTGTATTCACGCTATTACCGATGGTCGTGATACTGCACCAGTAGACGGCATCAAAGCGATCGCTGCTATAGAAGACTACACAAAACGTCTAGGTATTGGCCGCATAGTCACAATTAGCGGGCGCTACTATGCAATGGATCGCGATCGCCGTTGGGATCGGGTACAACGGGCTTACGATGTGATGACACAAGTCGGTGCGGGTGATGGTCGCAAGGCTGTTGATGTCTTGCAAGCTTCATATTCCGAAGGGGTGACGGACGAGTTTATCGTTCCAGTTCGCATTGCTCCTGGTACAATCGAGCCAGGAGACGGGGTGATATTCTTCAACTTCCGCCCAGACCGCGCTAGACAACTAACTCAAGCTTTTGTTAGCCCCGAATTTACAGGTTTTGCCAGACAACAGGTTAAACCTTTGTCTTTTGTCACATTTACCCAATACGATGGTGATCTACCTGTAAATGTAGCCTTTGAGCCGCAAAATCTCAGTAATATTCTGGGTGAAGTCATCGCCAATCAAGGGTTAAAACAGTTTCGCACTGCCGAAACCGAAAAGTATGCCCACGTCACTTACTTCTTTAACGGTGGCTTGGAAGAACCTTTTGCTGGGGAAGACAGGGAACTTGTCAGCAGTCCGATGGTCGCAACTTACGACAAAGCCCCAGCCATGTCAGCAGCAGCTGTCACAGATACAGCGATCGCTGCCATTAAAAAAGGTATATATTCCCTGGTTGTGATCAATTATGCTAACCCAGACATGGTAGGGCATACTGGTCAAATAGAACCAACAATCACTGCCATTGAAACAGTTGATCGCTGTTTGGGTCGTTTGTTAGAAGGCATCAGCAAAGCAGGTGGGACAGCAATTATTACTGCCGATCATGGCAACGCTGAGTATATGCTAGATGAAGCAGGTAATTCTTGGACAGCTCACACTACTAACCCAGTCCCCCTAATTTTAGTGGAAGGCGAAAAAGTAAAAATCCCTGGAAGTGCTACCAATGTTGAACTACGCAGCGATGGCAAACTAGCCGACATTGCACCCACAATTTTAGATATTTTACAACTACCCCAACCACCAGAAATGACAGGGCGATCGCTCTTACAACCGACAGCATACGATGTGCAAAACCCCCGCACTCGCATACCAGTAGGTCTTAACTGA
- a CDS encoding ABC-F family ATP-binding cassette domain-containing protein: MLRLEHISKIYPTGEVLKDINWEVKPGDRIGLVGVNGAGKSTQLKIITGEMEPTSGEIIRPASLHIAYLNQEFEVDPLRTVREEFWTVFKEANQAQLALTQVQREMETATPEELDELIHKLDRLQRQFEALDGYGLEARIGKILPEMGFEQEDGDRLVSAFSGGWQMRMSLGKILLQAPDILLLDEPTNHLDLETIEWLENYLKKLITPMVIVSHDREFLDRLCTQIVETERGVSSTYLGNYSAYLQQKAENQSAQLSAYERQQKEIDKQQAFVDRFRASATRSTQAKSREKQLDKIERIEAPISGVRTLHFRFPPAPRSGREVVIIKDLTHIYDDKILFLGANLLLERGDRIAFLGPNGAGKSTLLRLIMGLEPPSEGSVILGDHNVIPGYFEQNQAEALDLKKTVMETIHDEVPDWKNEEVRTLLGQFLFTGDTVFKLVEALSGGEKARLALAKMLLRPANLVILDEPTNHLDIPAKEMLEEALQNYDGTAIVVSHDRYFISQVANKIVEIRDGEFRVYLGDYHYYLTKIAEEKEAARLEAIAAEKAAKKAAKSAKAGGKKK, encoded by the coding sequence ATGCTGCGACTAGAACATATAAGTAAAATTTATCCTACAGGCGAAGTTCTCAAAGACATCAACTGGGAAGTTAAACCAGGCGATCGCATTGGTTTAGTTGGCGTAAACGGTGCAGGAAAGTCCACCCAGCTAAAGATTATCACTGGGGAAATGGAACCCACATCTGGGGAAATTATTCGGCCGGCGAGTTTACACATTGCCTACCTTAACCAAGAATTTGAGGTAGATCCCCTGCGTACCGTTAGAGAAGAATTTTGGACAGTCTTTAAGGAAGCAAACCAAGCACAGCTAGCCTTAACTCAAGTACAGCGTGAGATGGAAACAGCGACTCCAGAAGAATTAGATGAGCTAATTCATAAATTGGATCGCTTGCAACGTCAGTTTGAAGCTTTGGATGGCTATGGCTTGGAAGCACGCATCGGGAAAATTTTACCAGAAATGGGGTTTGAGCAAGAAGACGGCGATCGCTTAGTCAGTGCTTTCTCTGGTGGCTGGCAAATGCGGATGAGTTTAGGTAAGATTCTCCTGCAAGCACCAGATATCTTACTGCTGGACGAACCGACAAACCATTTAGATTTAGAAACTATTGAATGGCTAGAAAATTATCTGAAAAAGCTGATCACACCAATGGTGATAGTTTCCCATGACCGGGAATTTCTTGACCGCCTCTGCACACAAATAGTCGAGACTGAACGGGGTGTTTCTAGCACCTACCTCGGTAATTATTCTGCATACTTACAACAAAAGGCGGAAAATCAGTCAGCACAACTGAGTGCTTACGAACGTCAGCAAAAAGAAATCGACAAACAGCAAGCCTTTGTTGACAGATTCCGCGCTAGTGCTACCCGGAGTACTCAAGCAAAAAGCCGGGAAAAGCAACTAGACAAAATCGAACGCATCGAAGCACCTATATCTGGGGTGAGAACCTTGCATTTCCGCTTTCCTCCTGCACCCCGGAGTGGACGAGAGGTTGTCATCATCAAGGATTTAACTCACATCTACGATGATAAGATTTTATTCTTGGGTGCAAATCTTTTACTTGAGAGAGGCGATCGCATTGCTTTTTTAGGCCCCAATGGTGCAGGAAAATCTACCCTATTGCGGCTAATCATGGGTTTAGAACCTCCCAGTGAAGGCAGTGTGATATTGGGCGATCATAACGTCATTCCTGGTTACTTTGAACAAAACCAAGCCGAAGCCTTAGACTTGAAAAAAACCGTCATGGAAACTATTCATGATGAAGTACCTGATTGGAAAAACGAAGAAGTCCGCACCCTGTTAGGACAGTTTTTGTTTACAGGTGACACAGTATTTAAGCTAGTAGAAGCATTAAGTGGAGGCGAAAAAGCACGTTTAGCTTTAGCAAAAATGCTCTTGCGTCCAGCCAACTTAGTCATCTTAGATGAGCCTACTAACCACCTAGATATTCCAGCCAAAGAAATGCTGGAAGAAGCGCTGCAAAACTATGATGGGACAGCCATAGTCGTATCTCACGATCGCTATTTTATTTCTCAGGTAGCTAACAAAATTGTGGAAATTCGAGATGGAGAATTTCGCGTCTACTTAGGCGATTATCACTATTATCTGACAAAAATTGCGGAAGAAAAAGAAGCTGCCAGATTAGAAGCGATCGCTGCGGAAAAAGCTGCTAAAAAAGCCGCTAAATCTGCCAAGGCTGGCGGTAAGAAGAAATAA
- a CDS encoding Uma2 family endonuclease, with the protein MTVQLLRRKFTVQQYHKMIESGILTEDDRVELIRGEIIEMSPIGTKHAACVNRLINLLVQLLGKQVVVAAQNPVALNDNSQPQPDVALLKPRDDFYATAHPQPQDILLLIEVADSTIIYDREEKIPLYAAANILEVWLVDINEQIVEVYQQPIATGYQHIQKFDCGETLSIPGFPDVKITADEIFGR; encoded by the coding sequence ATGACTGTGCAATTATTAAGACGAAAATTCACAGTGCAGCAATATCATAAAATGATTGAGTCGGGGATTCTGACAGAAGACGACCGAGTGGAGTTGATACGAGGAGAGATTATTGAGATGTCACCCATTGGGACAAAACACGCAGCTTGTGTCAATCGATTGATTAATTTATTGGTGCAGTTGTTGGGAAAACAGGTTGTAGTTGCGGCTCAAAATCCAGTGGCTTTAAACGATAATTCACAACCGCAGCCAGATGTGGCGTTACTCAAACCCCGTGATGATTTTTATGCAACTGCACACCCCCAACCCCAGGATATTTTGTTATTAATTGAAGTAGCTGATTCGACAATTATATATGACAGGGAAGAGAAAATCCCTTTATATGCAGCAGCAAATATACTTGAGGTTTGGTTAGTAGATATTAATGAGCAAATTGTCGAAGTTTATCAACAACCAATAGCTACAGGATATCAACATATACAAAAGTTTGATTGCGGTGAAACTTTATCAATTCCTGGCTTTCCTGATGTCAAAATTACTGCTGATGAAATATTTGGTAGATAA
- the secG gene encoding preprotein translocase subunit SecG, with the protein MTITNIVQLIWALSATGMIILVLLHSPKGDGIGAIGGQAQLFSSTKSAENTLNRITWALTVIFMGLTVVLSAGWLPK; encoded by the coding sequence ATGACAATTACTAATATAGTGCAACTAATTTGGGCGCTTTCCGCGACAGGTATGATTATTTTGGTATTGCTTCACAGTCCCAAAGGTGATGGCATTGGAGCCATTGGTGGACAAGCACAGTTATTTAGTAGTACCAAAAGCGCTGAAAACACCCTTAACCGCATTACTTGGGCATTAACAGTCATATTTATGGGTTTAACAGTAGTTTTAAGTGCCGGCTGGCTACCTAAATAA
- a CDS encoding methyltransferase domain-containing protein, producing the protein MTRKLLLFENAIMIDLSAEAWEKRYQENRDPWDLGCPAPPLINLLASAQAPKPGRMAVLGCGSGQDAMLFSTAGFDVIGFDFAASAIARADKIAKARELNTQFLQRNIFDLEVEFLHSFDYVLEHTCFCAIDIELRSQYVQVVKNLLRPNGQLIALFFTHSRLDGPPFGVKPQAILDSFSPYFDIILFQAAKDSITGRKGEEHLAIFQVKST; encoded by the coding sequence GTGACAAGAAAATTGTTGCTGTTTGAAAATGCTATCATGATTGACCTCAGCGCTGAAGCTTGGGAAAAACGATATCAAGAAAATCGCGATCCTTGGGATTTGGGCTGTCCTGCTCCACCATTGATCAATCTTTTGGCATCAGCCCAAGCCCCTAAGCCTGGACGAATGGCAGTTCTAGGCTGTGGTAGCGGACAGGATGCGATGTTATTTTCCACCGCAGGGTTTGATGTGATTGGGTTTGATTTTGCTGCCAGTGCGATCGCTCGTGCTGATAAAATTGCTAAAGCACGAGAACTAAACACGCAATTTTTACAACGCAACATTTTTGACTTAGAAGTAGAGTTTCTCCATAGTTTTGATTATGTATTAGAACACACTTGTTTTTGTGCCATTGATATAGAATTGCGATCGCAATATGTGCAGGTTGTCAAAAACTTACTCCGTCCCAATGGTCAACTAATTGCCCTGTTTTTTACTCATAGTCGGTTAGATGGCCCCCCATTTGGTGTGAAGCCACAGGCAATTTTGGATAGCTTTTCACCCTACTTTGATATCATCCTGTTTCAGGCGGCGAAAGATTCCATCACCGGACGCAAAGGGGAAGAACATTTAGCAATTTTTCAGGTGAAATCGACCTAG
- a CDS encoding peptidase, whose product MGKKIRHPKPHNRKNFITKRLLAALVFTISTGLLIILTNIPWSNTLGANSSPTSSHSHPLPSTLAKWQDSTNSGDYFSQIATTPVGYLIWSRFPVRVYIKQPPVVNQQWVNSILQVVQEWNNYLPLTVVEQPEIADIIFKRQTPPLEIGEDKVPRARSALTRYDLYTSDNILWHRCTILLSPSQTGNYLIAAARHELGHALGIWGHSPLPTDALYFSQVRNPPPISTRDVNTLKRIYEQPTSLGWQHSPSISR is encoded by the coding sequence ATGGGCAAGAAAATTCGGCACCCAAAACCTCATAACCGCAAAAATTTTATAACCAAGCGCTTACTAGCAGCCCTCGTCTTCACTATTAGTACAGGGCTGCTCATTATTTTGACAAATATTCCCTGGAGCAATACTTTAGGTGCAAACTCCTCACCCACATCATCTCACTCTCATCCCTTACCATCTACGCTTGCAAAATGGCAAGACAGTACAAATAGCGGTGATTATTTTTCTCAAATCGCTACAACTCCAGTAGGTTATTTAATTTGGTCACGATTTCCGGTGCGAGTTTACATCAAACAACCACCAGTAGTTAACCAACAATGGGTTAACAGCATCTTGCAAGTTGTCCAAGAGTGGAACAATTATTTACCATTGACAGTTGTTGAACAACCAGAAATTGCCGATATTATATTTAAGCGTCAAACCCCTCCTTTAGAAATAGGTGAAGATAAAGTTCCTCGTGCGCGTTCTGCACTGACTCGCTACGATTTATACACGAGCGACAACATCTTATGGCATCGCTGCACTATTTTGTTGAGTCCCAGCCAGACAGGTAATTATCTTATCGCCGCCGCACGTCATGAACTTGGTCACGCTTTGGGTATTTGGGGACATAGTCCATTACCAACCGATGCTCTATATTTTTCTCAAGTCCGTAACCCACCACCAATTTCTACTAGAGATGTAAATACCTTAAAGCGGATTTATGAACAGCCCACCAGCTTGGGTTGGCAACATTCACCCTCAATCTCAAGATAG
- a CDS encoding tetratricopeptide repeat protein: MDDFLTEEATKHGLNEDEKKAFLARLRTDDEDVKVADEINMGIASFKNYMASLYQLTGKYSEAEPLFQQALEISKHQLGEEHPDVANSLNCLALLYRSTGKYSEAEPLFQQALKIRKHHLGAEHPSVVANLNNLALLYCETGRYSEAEPLFQQALEIKKRLLGAEHPNIATSLHNLADLYYATRRYSEAELFYQQALELMKRLLGAKHCHVACSLNNLGELYRATGRYSEAELLFQEALEIRKHQLGAEHPDVANSLNNLAELYRATGRYGEAKLLYQQALAICERSLGVAHPHTIRVRENMHNF, from the coding sequence ATGGATGATTTTCTAACCGAAGAAGCTACCAAACATGGGTTGAATGAAGACGAAAAAAAAGCTTTTTTAGCGCGTTTGCGAACTGATGATGAGGACGTGAAAGTTGCCGATGAAATTAATATGGGCATTGCGTCTTTCAAAAATTACATGGCATCACTCTATCAATTGACAGGAAAGTATAGTGAAGCCGAACCTCTGTTTCAGCAAGCTTTGGAAATCAGCAAACACCAGTTAGGAGAAGAACATCCCGATGTTGCCAATAGCCTGAATTGTCTGGCATTACTCTATCGATCGACAGGAAAGTACAGTGAAGCTGAACCCCTGTTTCAGCAAGCTTTGAAAATCAGGAAACACCACTTAGGCGCAGAACATCCATCTGTTGTCGCTAACCTGAATAATCTGGCATTACTTTACTGTGAGACAGGAAGGTACAGTGAAGCTGAACCCCTGTTTCAGCAAGCTTTGGAAATTAAAAAACGCCTGTTAGGCGCAGAACATCCCAATATCGCCACTAGCCTGCATAATCTAGCAGACCTCTACTACGCGACAAGAAGGTACAGTGAAGCTGAACTCTTTTATCAGCAAGCTTTAGAACTAATGAAACGCCTGTTAGGCGCAAAACATTGTCATGTCGCCTGTAGCTTGAACAATCTAGGAGAACTCTACCGTGCGACAGGAAGGTACAGTGAAGCCGAACTTCTGTTTCAGGAAGCTCTAGAAATCAGGAAACACCAGTTAGGAGCAGAACATCCCGATGTCGCCAATAGCCTGAATAATCTGGCAGAACTCTACCGTGCGACAGGAAGATACGGTGAAGCCAAACTTCTGTATCAGCAAGCTTTAGCAATTTGTGAGCGTAGTTTGGGTGTAGCTCATCCCCATACAATAAGAGTCCGGGAGAATATGCACAATTTTTAA
- a CDS encoding two-component regulator propeller domain-containing protein, protein MGLVGLPNVVDVAIAIPATTPTKNSNPLNVKPSELTPAYPASAPPPRVAPLPDQRDIEERTVETDYRVSNLLGDFAGNLWVGSWRGLSRIDPKTGKILARVSLPNVAIGALAQDKVGRLWVGSYEGLMRVEPRTNEITAQNLFLPSKRVLSLLIDKRGYLWTGTDNGLALVSPDQGLIMTTVKNLPGVSANTLTLDAEGQLWVGTLDGVVRVNTANALIMKRINDLPGTTVQALAISPDGLIWAGMPNNLLVINPKTGVVLRSVARLRGKNVTAVRFAQDGSVWVGTNNGLLRLNPNTGAVLDEVAGLPSSRVLALVPDVASKLWIGTSEGLAWLMPKMDSAKPHLAFSRAVK, encoded by the coding sequence ATGGGATTGGTAGGGTTGCCAAATGTAGTGGATGTGGCGATCGCTATACCAGCAACTACCCCAACAAAAAATAGTAACCCTCTCAATGTCAAACCATCGGAATTAACACCCGCCTATCCAGCATCTGCACCACCACCGCGAGTAGCCCCCTTGCCAGACCAACGGGACATAGAAGAACGTACAGTAGAAACTGATTACCGTGTGAGTAACTTGCTGGGAGATTTTGCTGGTAATCTCTGGGTGGGTTCTTGGCGGGGGTTATCGCGGATTGACCCAAAAACAGGTAAGATTTTAGCTCGTGTTAGTTTGCCTAATGTGGCTATTGGTGCGTTAGCTCAAGATAAAGTTGGGCGTTTGTGGGTGGGGAGTTATGAAGGACTGATGCGTGTCGAACCCCGGACTAATGAAATTACAGCTCAAAATTTATTTTTACCTTCTAAACGGGTGTTGTCACTGTTAATAGACAAGCGGGGTTACCTGTGGACGGGAACTGATAACGGCTTGGCTTTGGTGAGTCCCGACCAAGGCTTGATTATGACAACAGTCAAAAATTTACCAGGGGTAAGTGCTAACACTTTGACTTTAGATGCTGAAGGTCAGTTGTGGGTAGGAACTCTAGATGGAGTTGTGCGAGTCAATACCGCTAATGCTTTAATTATGAAGCGGATTAATGATTTACCCGGTACAACTGTTCAAGCCTTGGCTATTAGTCCAGATGGGTTGATTTGGGCAGGAATGCCGAATAATCTATTGGTAATTAATCCCAAAACTGGTGTGGTTTTGCGCTCTGTAGCTCGTTTACGAGGTAAAAACGTCACCGCAGTGCGTTTTGCTCAAGATGGTAGTGTTTGGGTCGGTACGAACAATGGTTTGTTACGATTAAATCCAAACACAGGTGCTGTTTTAGATGAAGTCGCCGGACTTCCTTCTAGCCGAGTTTTGGCTCTTGTACCAGATGTAGCTAGTAAACTATGGATTGGTACTAGTGAAGGTCTAGCTTGGTTAATGCCCAAAATGGACAGTGCAAAACCTCATTTGGCTTTTAGTCGTGCTGTTAAATAA
- the rsfS gene encoding ribosome silencing factor, which yields MTDYFQGNLPLKSVSVAKSAIRSPEAETESSGNLALTIAEAASDRKAGDILVLRVADVSYLADYFVMLTGYSKVQVRAIADAIEAQVASDWQRRPLRTEGKAEGSWVLQDYGDVIVHIMMPKEREFYNLEAFWVHAERIPLPKSDEDEGKPT from the coding sequence ATGACTGATTATTTCCAAGGAAATTTACCATTAAAGTCCGTCTCAGTGGCCAAGAGTGCTATCAGAAGTCCAGAGGCTGAAACTGAGTCGAGTGGAAATTTGGCTCTAACCATTGCTGAAGCTGCATCAGACCGGAAAGCGGGAGATATTTTAGTACTGAGGGTCGCTGATGTTTCTTACTTGGCAGATTACTTTGTCATGTTGACTGGTTATTCTAAAGTCCAAGTGAGAGCGATCGCTGACGCAATTGAAGCACAAGTAGCAAGTGATTGGCAACGACGACCTTTGCGGACAGAAGGAAAAGCCGAAGGAAGTTGGGTTCTACAAGACTACGGCGATGTCATAGTCCATATCATGATGCCGAAGGAAAGAGAGTTTTATAATTTAGAAGCATTCTGGGTTCATGCAGAACGTATTCCTCTGCCAAAATCTGATGAGGATGAGGGTAAGCCAACATGA
- a CDS encoding CGLD27 family protein, translating into MMKSSLANCPVPIDQQPLNEYEELKTSWLFRDCALTWRDYTTKLIWIWGLSWLVAGPVAAASFPPHKYIVHFMLCGAAGASLGVVLSLLRLYLGWLYVRDRLYDTTVFYEESGWYDGQTWIKPPEVLNRDRLIVTYEIKPILQRLQFTFAGLAGIFLTGTIVWHLFS; encoded by the coding sequence ATGATGAAGTCGTCCCTGGCAAATTGTCCAGTTCCTATAGACCAACAGCCACTCAACGAGTACGAAGAGCTAAAAACTTCCTGGCTATTTCGTGATTGTGCCTTAACTTGGCGAGATTATACCACAAAATTAATCTGGATTTGGGGTTTATCTTGGCTGGTGGCTGGGCCAGTAGCAGCAGCTAGTTTTCCTCCACATAAATACATAGTTCACTTTATGCTTTGTGGTGCGGCTGGAGCTAGTCTAGGAGTAGTACTGAGTTTGCTGCGTTTGTACCTGGGATGGCTGTATGTGCGCGATCGCCTCTACGATACAACTGTATTCTATGAGGAATCAGGCTGGTATGATGGTCAAACTTGGATTAAACCACCAGAAGTCCTCAACCGCGATCGCCTGATTGTCACCTACGAAATTAAACCAATTCTCCAACGGTTACAATTTACCTTCGCTGGCTTGGCGGGAATCTTTCTTACTGGTACTATAGTTTGGCATTTGTTTTCATAG